In the genome of Schistocerca piceifrons isolate TAMUIC-IGC-003096 chromosome X, iqSchPice1.1, whole genome shotgun sequence, the window ATTGCAAAGCAAAACTCAGCCGACAAGCGTTGTGAAGCAGAGCCAACTCGGCGTGTATATCAACGTCTGATGCTGCAATACGCTGGCAGGGGGGACAGAAGCCTTTCCTCACATGCCACCATGGAAGTGTTCACAGTAAACGCCTTAAGCCCTAAACGAATATAGCCACGAGCGTATAAGTACTCAGCCACTTGTGTACGAAAATATTCTCGTCTCAGTGTCACAAGCCTGTGACACTAAGTGTGACATCTGGAAATGCAGTATGGGGTCTGCTGTTTGACCTCAGGATGGGGCAGCCTGCCTTGAGCTGTGAGAGCAGCCGCCACCAGAGAAGAGACCCACCCGCTTGCTGGAGGGATGTCACTGATGCCTCCACAGTGCTCCTAGCTGCGCTTCCATACTGTCATCAGGGTGGGAGCCAGAAACGTCACTGACAGAGGCATTCGAGTGACGCAGTGCTCAGCCCCACTCTTCAGCAATGTCGGACGTCTGTTGTTTTGAATGAGAGGGAACTGGACGCCTCCACCAACCTGTTCTTGAGATACTGTGGCCAAGGTCAGGAACAGAGGAGTTAATTAAACAACTCTACTGTCGTTCTGACACCTCATTTCACTATCCATGGCTGCCAATCCATGTATCATCTAACAGTAGCCACTCAAATGCCATATGGTATATGAATACGTGTATAATATATAAATGGGATAAGATGATTACAAAAATCTCATGTCCCTTTGTTCAAAACCTGTAATCTCCAGAAGTTCATGAACGGCAGTTTTCAAATTTTGACACGATGTTTCATGCAAATACGtgtgtatttttatatatttatttttaatacatacAATATATAAATCAATGTGTAacatataaaggggaaacgttgttactacaaacacccacccacccacacccacctacacacacacacacacacatacacacatacacatatatatatatatatatatatatatatatatatatatatatatatatatatatatatgttctggAGGGGAGAGTTCCAATCACCGTataacactctaagcgccaagcccgtaaaatttacgggcctgggatcgcgcgaaaatcaccaagcccgtaaaatttacgggccgctacatttaatttcattcaaaacactgcaacgttatttctacgggtttggccagcgctatacgtttttcagatgtttattaacaaaatgcgtccatagatgtcacggcagcgctgtaattcatgttaaaacttatctttgcgttctcagtctgtatatcattcagttgtttgtcatcatgtttcggcgcggtttatcagacgcagaaattgcggatttgatcaatcatagcgacactctggataatgtagagagtgattcagacgattctgaatgcaatggtgtgtttgaaggtacgtatttccgaattttccacgtaattgtgcagtacgcacatatctgttgaacatgtgtaaacgatgtatgtagttacacataatgtgatattctttttagaagacgagattgatgacagtttgtcttcagatgaagacgagaatgatgttgaaggtgttgcttcaaatccagcagctgtgccgtatccgaaagacagtgagtggactgcagttgacacctaccgacctctgcctgtcaacacgacacccaggcagatactagtggatattgatgagtcgagttctgtactggattgcagtaaagtgttccttactgacagtgacgtaaatgaactcaagagacagacaaatttgtatgcatcacagacaatacagaagaaaagaagaggaaataatctgaagccccattcagttttgagttcgtggaagccagtgactataagtgagatgaggcgtttcttgggtattattttccacatgtgtgtttcgaaaaagcccaaaattgcggaccattggagcactaatcctgttcttagttgtaacttttgtccccatgtcatgagccgtttgcgtttcactcagatactgtcatgcttgcatcttgttgacaattcaaatcagaaaaaaccaggcgaagatggatttcatccactttacaaagttttgccatattataataatttgaaggagcgatgtatccaggcatatcgtccctcagaaaaagtgacaattgatgaaggaatttgcccatttcgaggtcgtgtgagtttccgtgtttacatgcaaaataagcctcataagtatggactgaaagtatatgctgttgctgaagccagtagtggctatgttgtaaattttgaagtttatgctggtaagcatattgttgacaattcttcgtctgcggttattttgcgattgttgtctgacagcagcttgctgaacaaaggccacactgtgtatttagatcgattttattccagtccagagctatttcagcaactggcagagaaaggcactggagctgttggtactgtgaacaaatccaggaaaggattgcctaaagatttagtatctgctacgctgaaaaagggcgaaatgtcttttcggcgtaaagataatgtattggcaatgaagtggaaagataagagagatgtgtatacattgtctacaaggcatcaagcaacatttggtacgcatactaagagaaatgggtctgtagtattgaaaccacttcaggtacttgattacaacctcaataaaattggagtggatattggagaccaacgcctgcagtacaatccgttccagcacagaactgtgaaatggtggcgaaaattatatttccatttgctgcttatgggagtatcaaatgcattttggctgtacaatgcagtgcacaggaagaaaattacaataacagactttataacagtgcttgcagttcagcttgttgaagacgacacacttgaattcattccaagaaatgaaggaactgtaggtcggctaacaaagagacattttttgcagcacatacctgcaactactaagaagtatgctgctcgtgtgtgtcacgtgtgcagttccaggagcaagaaacagagtggcaaggcttctcgcaaagagacacgatacgaatgtgaacagtgtggcgttgcactctgcctggaaccttgctttaaaattttccacactaaaaaacaatatgatt includes:
- the LOC124722523 gene encoding piggyBac transposable element-derived protein 4-like, yielding MYVVTHNVIFFLEDEIDDSLSSDEDENDVEGVASNPAAVPYPKDSEWTAVDTYRPLPVNTTPRQILVDIDESSSVLDCSKVFLTDSDVNELKRQTNLYASQTIQKKRRGNNLKPHSVLSSWKPVTISEMRRFLGIIFHMCVSKKPKIADHWSTNPVLSCNFCPHVMSRLRFTQILSCLHLVDNSNQKKPGEDGFHPLYKVLPYYNNLKERCIQAYRPSEKVTIDEGICPFRGRVSFRVYMQNKPHKYGLKVYAVAEASSGYVVNFEVYAGKHIVDNSSSAVILRLLSDSSLLNKGHTVYLDRFYSSPELFQQLAEKGTGAVGTVNKSRKGLPKDLVSATLKKGEMSFRRKDNVLAMKWKDKRDVYTLSTRHQATFGTHTKRNGSVVLKPLQVLDYNLNKIGVDIGDQRLQYNPFQHRTVKWWRKLYFHLLLMGVSNAFWLYNAVHRKKITITDFITVLAVQLVEDDTLEFIPRNEGTVGRLTKRHFLQHIPATTKKYAARVCHVCSSRSKKQSGKASRKETRYECEQCGVALCLEPCFKIFHTKKQYDSV